TCCTCTACTGATTGCTGCACACTTTTAGTAGATTGCACTCGATGGCTTTTTCGTCAAGATTCAGCCTCCTGAAGAATTTACACCACTACTTGAGACTTTAACTCCTTGGTTCGTTAATTCCGAGAGATTTTTGATTTTGACAGTCGGAACAACTATCCTATTGTACATTTTATGTAAGCGCCTATGGGGCACAAAAGAACTTATGGAATCATTTTTTAATCATACGACGGATGCGCTATCGGTATTCGATACGTCTATGCGGATTGTTATGGTGAACCCCGCTTTTGAATCGTTATTTGGGTATACGCAAGCGGAGCTAGCTGGTCGCCTTCTTCCGATTACCCCTGCTGATGAACTCGAAACCATTCGAACCAAATTTCGCGAGGTTGTCCAAGGAAAAGTGCCATTCGTTGAGTACGAAGGGAAAAAGATATGTAAGAACGGTCAAATCCTTAATGTCTTAGTGCGACTATCACCGATTAGAAACGCTCGGGGAAAAATTGTTTCGATTCCGCCGTGTCTAAGGATATGACAGAGTTGCGGAATGCTCAACAAATGTTGATAAACTACGAGAAATTGAGAGCTGTGGGGCAACTAGCAGCCGGTATTGCGCATGAAATTAGAAATCCGTTCACATCGGTGATGGGGTTTCTACAATTAATGGAGAATACTGTGCATGATTCACAGCAGAAATATTTTTCTGTCATGCAGAGTGAGCTTGCCAGAATTGAAAGCATCACGAATGAAATGCTTGCCCTTGCTAAACCTCAGGCAATGCAATATCGCCCAATTAATCTCCCTGACGTTCTTATGGATACTGTAAATCTTTTAAGTGCTCAGGCGCACATGAACAACGTTGAAATTGAAACTCAATTAGACAGCAATGAGGCGCCGGTTATAGCCGAGTTCAATCGACTAAAACAAGTCTTTGTAAATGTGATTAAAAACCGCATGGAATCGATGAGCGGTGGCGGCGTTCTGCAGATTCGGATGCATCAGACGGGTGAACTTGTCATCGTGTCATTTTCCGATCACGGCACTGGCATCCCAGACGAGATTATGAACAAAATTGGAGACCCTTTTTTCACCACAAAAGAAGATGGAACCGGTCTGGGTTTAGTTGTGAGTCAAAATATTATTCGAGACCACTCTGGAACTATGGATATTACGAGTGAATATGGGAAGGGAACAACGGTGACCATTTCTTTCCCCCTATATCAACACACATTTAAGGACGCAGCCGCAAGTATGGAGAACAACCTTTCCAAAAAATAATTCATATGCAGGGAACAAGAACCTTTCGCATGATTGCAGAAAAATGCCCTTGCATCTCTGCAAGGGCTAAGGATGGTGCTTGTGGAGACAAGAACAACTGTGCGTCACAAGCTGACTATACTGCGTAATTTTCGAAACCATATTGAAGCAGTGCCTGTGGAAAAAATCCCATGGCAGCGGTTGATGACTTTATATTCAACGCGATCCGATCAGACTTCGTCCTGGATTGCCTTTCTGTATACAATCATGATAGACATTTTAGGCACCCCGTGAGGTTCATGTGTGAACTCCGTAAAATGTTGAATCTGAACCAATTCACTTTTATGCAAGTTCTTCAGAAACCAATTGGCTTTGTCTTCTGCAGTGCTGGTAGCATCGTCATAATAAATAACCACTTGATTCACACGACGATACATGTCTATCACCCCATATATCATTATGAGGTTGACAGCTAAATAAAAACCCATAAAAAGCAATTTATCTCAAAATAAATGACTCACTAGGCGAACGCACACTCACCTTCTGGACTTTTGCCATATGTTGTGGGCGACGATAACCATTCAGGAGGGAATTTTCAATGATGCGATATATTGTCCAACGCGGGGATACATTGTGGTCGATTGCTGAGAAATTCGATACGTCAGTCGAAGAAATCGCCAGAGTAAATGGCATTCGAAACCCACATATGATTCACAAAGGGGTCGTATTACGGATTCCTAGCCCTCATTTTCACAATCATCATCATGGCCATCAAACTCAGCAACAAACGCCGCCAAGCCATCACCGGAATCAGCCCAGTGGTTATCCGCCACAAACCGACTTTCCGTGGTACGTTAATGACACCGAGTAAGAAAATACACGCCCGCCGAGCCTGGCATACTGCCAAAAGACCGCGTCCCTCACACGAGATTCGCGGTCTTTTCCAGATAACAGCAGCATACATGCAACCGCGAGTCGAGCGGGATCGCAATGGGTGTTTCAGTCTGTACAAAATCTACCATCCTTTCCGACAAGTTTGGCCCAATGGTAGTATCTAAAGTACGAGTCCACTCGAGCATGAGGAGATTGAGCTATATATATGGGGTATTCAGTAAAAGAAATCGCGAACATGTTTCAGTTGCCCACGCACACCTTGCGATATTACGAATCTGAGGGGCTACTCCCGCCGATTGAGCGATTGCCCAACGGCAGACGGATTTATCAAGAATCCGATGTGAGGAGAATCCGCATGATTCTTTGTATGCGTGAACCCGGGATGTCCGTCGACTCCATCAAGAGATTCAACGAACTGAATGACCTTGGTGATGAAGCCCTCCTCGAAAAGCGACAAATCATTTTGGAGCAGAAGACGCAGATTGAAGGCAAGATTCGTGAACTTCAGTATCTACTTGGACTCTTAAACAGGAAGCTCAATCATTACGACGAACAACTTGCCAACATGGAATCTGCGTCATCGAGAGAGCCATGATTCATTCCCTCGTGCGAAGCGAACTACGGCAGTACTGTGGTTACCGCAAAGAGTCCCAATGTGACGAGAAACGCTAGTCCGCAATTCCTCGACTTCGCTTGAATGCAAAGATCTCATCGACAGCTCGCTCATACCCACCGGCCGTTCGGAACGAATCTCCAATTTCCTCACAAACCTTTTTGATTGACGCATCCTTGAGCACGCGTTCTGTCACCGCTCGAAGTTCGTCCGCAGATAGTCCGTCTTGATTCAAATAGACGCCCGCACCGATTTCAGCTACGCGCCGCGCGATCACAGGTTGATCCGCGTTTTGAGGCAGTACGATCAGCGGCACACCGTAATACAGTGCTTCACTTGTACTATTCATTCCACCGTGCGTGATAAACACTTTTGCGTGTTGTAAGACTTCGAGCTGTGGTACGTATTGGTGAACAAGAAAATTCGCAGGAATGGCCCCAAGTTCCTCTATCTGCGTCTGTCTACCAACGGATAAAAGTACAGTGTACTTTGTGTTTGCAAACGCCTCGAAGCAGCATTTGTAAAACTCGACTGCATGATTGAACACCGTACCAAGTGAGATGTAAATCAAGTTGTCTGTGTCGACTTGCGAAAAATCAAACGAACTGTTTAGACGCGGAATGACAGACGGTCCAACAAATTTATACGACTCGTCGAATCCTTCTCCATTCGGTTGAAAACGCCTCGATGTATAGACGATGGTCAACGGCGCTGGATTGCAGAAAACTTCGTAGGCAGATTGTACTTGTACATGATATTTCTCTTGCACGTGACGCACCAACTGCTCAAACTCCTGTTTTCCACGTGCGTTCACGTCATCTGGAAAATTGCGCGATAACTGCTCTTGCAAACGATTAAACTGGTTCTCGTCGATGGCAAAACTGGTACACGAATTGATGGCCGGCAAGTTAAGCAATTGCGCCAGCAAACGTCCACAACCAAACATGGAGTCATGGATGATGTAATCAAACCGCCCGTCTTTTGTTTGCTCCAAAACACTAGGAATCACGATGTAAGCGGTCCGCAAAAGTCCCCCCACTCGCGCCCATGGCGTGCGTCCCCCCGCAAGAAAGGCCTCCAAAAATTTCTCTATGTCGAACGTGACAACCTTTGCGCCCGTACGTTCGACATCCGCACGAAATTGTTCAGCCGTAAAGTAAACGACCTCTTCACCACGGCGAATCAATTCTTGAACCACACCGAGTGTAGGATTGATATGTCCTTCGGAACCTGCATTTATCAACAAGACGCGTGCCATAGCCGTCACCTCATCGGTCATCTCATACGTTCTCATAAAATAGGCAACTCAATAACATCATAACTGTTTATGAGGAAATTTCGATGAAACGATGAGATATTCGTGATATGATTCAAACGCTGTGACGCCACGTTATCGTGACACCCTGAAATCCTGCATGAAAGAAGCGAGCGTTATGAGATCCTTTATTTCTGCATCTGAGGCGTCAGAGCTAGCTGTGAAACACATGGCAGCCCTCATTCACGCCGAACCCCACGAGGGAAAGTGGGTCATTGACGAATGTCGCTTGTCCGCCTTTTTCCACGACTCTGATTGGTATCCTGAAGGATTGAAATTTACCATCAACGGCGACATCCCACTGGTGTATCGAGCCGTCGTTCAATACAAGTCTCCGGGCAGACTATCCAAACACGAAGTGACGATGATTATATCCGTGGATGCGGAAACTGGGGCGTTTCGAGGTTATCAACCAGTATAGTCGAACCATGAAGCATGACAGGTTCCGATGGATATCATGATTCACGCGCAGGTAACTTTCTATGATACCCATCGGAACACTCCACAACCTCTGAGGTGTGTTGTGGCATATTGCTGTATATGATTGCATGCGATCCACCCAATCACCTACCCGCACTTCGGTCAATCCTCGTGTTTCACGAGCTTCTTAATTTTTTCCTCCGTATTGGTGCCTTTTGAAGGCGTATACACGCTAATCCGGATATCATTGCTACCTTGAACTTGCAGTGAAGTAAGGTCAAAAAGCATTTTTCCTGCCTTCGCATGCCTAAATTCAATAAACATGTCAGGCGCCGAACTCACTTCATTGTGATTCCAAAAACTCTGAAATTCGGGATTGACCTGGCTAATCTTGTCGACAAAATCAATGTACCAAGGGTCCCCCATGAATTGACCGTAATAGGAGCGAAAAATCGCCACAAAACCACGGATAAAATCGTTCCAGTTTTCCGCTAACACCTTAAATTCTTTTCTGGTAAATAATATCCACAGAATATTTCGTTCTTCCGCAGGCAGTTCACCGAAATCGATGAAAACCTTAGCCGCGGCTTCGTTCCAACCGATGATGTTGCACCTTCTATCCGAAACAAACGCCGGGTAAAAATGCAATTGCTGAAGAATCAAGTGGATGGCTGAACTTACTTCGGTCGTGCTCGCGGTAAGCGACGACTCGTATTGCCCTGTCGCAAGTACGAACAAATACTTTCGCTCGTCGTGTGTCAGGCGAAGTGCATCGGCGATACAATTGAGCACTTGTGGGGACACTGAGATATCGCGCCCCTGCTCTAGCCATGTATACCAAGTGGTACTAACACCTGCCAGAAGTGCGACTTCCTCGCGTCGAAGACCTGGCGTACGCCGTCGACCACTAACAGGTAAACCGACGTCATGCGGCTGAAGTTTACCTCTTTGCGTCCTTAAAAAATCGGACAGTGCTTGCCGTCGCATGAGATCGTTCAATGTTAAGCCTCCATCAGAAATGGCATCGTGTTACTCTTGATACCAGTATAAACTGCAACCTGTACCAGAATAAAGCGGGTGATAACCTAAGGAGTAGACAAGACGATTGGGGGAGTCAACCATGGAGAGAGTGGTTATCACAGGTATGGGCGTCATTACGCCACTCGGAAACGATGTAGACACCTTCTGGAATGGCTTAATTTCCGGGAAGTCTGGTATTTCCAAGATCGATTCATTCGATGTATCACAGCATAAGGCACAAATCGCAGGACTGATTCGAACGTTTCAGCCCGACGAATTGCTTGGTCGCGAAGCTCGTCGGATGGATAGGTTTTGTCAATTCGCGTTGGCTGCCGCACACCAAGCGATGGAAGACGCAAAAATCAACATGGATGACGAAAACAGCGCCCGAGTTGGCGTTTATATCGGCAGTGGAATTGGTGGACTTCAAACATTGTTGGAAAGTCACAAGACATTACTAAATCGTGGACCAAAGCGAGTAAGTCCGACATTGGTTCCCATGATGATTCCCAATATGGCAGCAGCACAAGTCAGCATTCACTTTGGTGCTACAGGCCCCTGCGTTGCCCCTGTCACCGCATGTGCTACCGGAAATAACGCAATTGGCGAGGCGTACCGACTGTTGCAACAAGACAAAGCGGATGTCGTCATCGCGGGCGGTTCTGAAGCAGCTATCAATGATCTGACCCTCTCGGGATTTGGCAATGCCACCGCACTCTCGACCCGAAATGACGAACCAGAGCGCGCTAGTCGCCCCTTTGACGCTGACAGAGATGGATTTGTCGCTTCCGAAGGCGCTGGAATCGTAGTACTAGAGACACTCAAACACGCAAAACAGCGGAACGCCACGATATATGCTGAAATCATTGGCTATGGTGCGTCTTCCGACGCATACCACATCGTTGCCCCAGAGCCGCATGGTACAGGTCAAGTTCAGGCGATGCAAGAAGCGCTTCAAGACGCTGGAATCAGCTTGGAAGAAGTTGATCACATCAACGCCCACGCCACCAGTACAATTGGGGATGCAGTTGAAACGAGCGCTATCAAGCGCGTGTTCGGCGAACACGCCTACAAACTGACAGTTACCGCGAACAAGTCCATGCTGGGCCACATGCTAGGCGCCGCTGGAGGCGTTGAAGCCGTCGCACTTGTGAAGACGCTTCGAGAAAGTATCATCCCACCGACCATTAATTTGGAAAACCCCGACCCCGCATGTGATCTCGACTATGTCCCTCAAAAGGCTAGAAATGCAGAGGTGAAAGTCGGTATATCGAACTCATTTGGCTTCGGCGGTCACAATGCCGTATTAGTCATGAAGCGGTATGAAGATTAACGTAGCAAAGACACACGGTGCAATGCGGGACAATGCCTAGGTCAATCGAAGTGCATAAGTATGATATCGTTGGAGTGACTCACATTCTCAGACAGTGGGTCACTCCTGGATATAGTTGCTTAGAGTAGTTAAAAGTTTGTATAAACCCGGATTTCGACGATTAGGTGATTGAGGTCATTGACCGGGGCATGTTTTCAAGTATTTGGTGGATTTGTTAGCGAACACGGCGAAATCATGGTACGGAACTAGAGCAATGGACACAATTCCCCCCTCCCCAAGCCAGGCTATGAACTCCACTTTTTCAATTGGAAGAAAAATCTACGTGGCGGCATGAAGCATGATCAACGACCGATGCTTTGCATACACGGGAAGACGAATGCTCCACTGGCGTGCATGACGCACTAGAATCCCAGGTAGATGGAATAGTCTTCGTCTGAGCCGTCCGGCGGTCCACTGTCGCACCCCTGGTTGAAGCGCGACGTGCTTGTACAGCAGGAGTAGATTATACGCAAGTAGCTTTAGACCTTGCAGCGCTTTGTTGGCATCGAAATTCTGGCTGGAGAATCGGTCAATGGCAAATCCATATTTGGCTTCCTTGATGTGATTCTCAGCGTTACCACGAAAGTTATAGAAGTGCCATACATCCTCGCCGCTCCAGTCAAACGTTGTGGCAATCGCCTCGTATTCCCAGAGCCAATCCGCACACAGGCACTCCTGGGGGTCAATGTCTAAGCGACGCACAATCACGACCCGCCGAGGCCTGTCCCAGGATGTTGCCTGATACATGATGGAAGTAACGTCACAATGTTCCCGGTCACTCTCTGTGATGCAGTGCCAGAGGAGATTTGGCGCTTGCGCCAACTGTGCGAGTCGCTTGGTCCACTTCAGTTTGATGACGTAATCCCGCTGATCTTGCTCCAATATCTGAAACACTTTTTCTCCGGTAAACCCTTTATCCATGCGGACGGCACGAATGTTGACGCCATCCGGCAACTGGTCTTTCATCGCCTTGTAGAAATCCGCAAATCCATCTGATGTATGGGCGTCACCAGAGCGCAACTCATCATAGAGACAACAACCAGTGAGTGAATCAAACGCCAGCAAGGGATGGAAACTCGCTCGTCCGTGATGGTGTGGATTATATCCAACAGCGGACTGTTGCTGCGCGCCATAAACAGTCTCTACAGAGGAGTCGATATCGACCACGATGCCTTGTCCTTTGGGGAGAAGTGACCTTAGGATTTGTCTATGCGCCGAACGTATCGCTTTGATGCCAGCGTCGGAACCGAGCCGCTTCAGATCCTTATACAACAGAGTCGTATCAGGCAGTTTCGGCACGTCCAACTTCAGCTTCAACAGGGGATCTTGTTCGATGTCCTCAAAGTGGAAAATCCGTTCCTGACCCAGCAAGGAACCGAAAATGACGGTCAGAGCAATATCGTCCATGTGGAACTGGGTGTTTCTGCCCTTGCGTAATCCATGTACCCAAAACTCCCTGTCAATACCCGTTCCCAAAACGAAATCTATGAGACCACTTGCACCGCCAAAGGAGGTGGCGGCATTCAAATCGTAGCGAGTATGAATTGTAGAGCTTTTACGAGCAAACTGACTTCGTGTATGATTATATTGTTTCACCCAAAAGGTGCTCCTTCCTAGCGAAGATGTGGTTCTCGACAAACTCATCTTAGCCATACGGGGAGCACCTTTTCAATTATTCACACCAGTTCATGAGGACACAATCGTCGAAATCCGGGATAATATGAATATGACTGTCTGCGTGATCTATACTACATAATAAAGTTAAAGTCGGTTCTAGAGGGGTTCTTTACATGGTTTTCTGGATTATCATGATTTTATTGGCACTTCACATCATCGGTGCATTCTTCATGAGCCCCCCAACAGCTTGGGCGGACAAATTCTTCAACATGTTTGCGACTCACCCGAAACTCAAACGAGATCTGATTACATCCATCAAGGTAAACGAGATTGCATTAGAAGGCGAGCAGCTCTCAAAATTTATCAATGCTTTTCATGCTGCAAATTTTTTATACGAAGGCGGATTGATTCATGGGCATAATCAAAACCCGATAACTATTCAAATCGTACAAGCGAAGGATACGTTTCGGTTTCACGCTTATCTATATGGGGACGGTATGGTCGAGATGGTTAGAATCAAAAAGAACAAACATACCCCATACAGGTTGCGGTCGACCGACTTAGAATCCGAACTTCTCTCGTACGACACGACCAAGACCCCACAATCCAACATTTCCGATTAAACATCGACGATCACTGTTTCGCCCCGCGATGTTCAACATGAGACCATTTCAATCGTTTTTTGATGTACTGAGATTATGCTTCTCGTGCTGGACTTCTATTGCACTTCATGGAGGCGATGACATGACGACACATAAGCACTGGGAAGTGGACTCAATTTGCCCAAAATGCGAGAAAGTGAATAAAGTGGTTGTACCCGAAGGAGAACTCGTTGTGCTCGTGCAGTGCATGCATTGCGAACACGGGTATCAATATACGCATGTGGTGCGAGATCATACAGAAGTCGAGGACTAAGGACATCCCCTTCTGGAATTGAGGGATTTTTCGTTCATGACCATGGACAGACACCTCCATGACGTCGTACAACCGCGCCCTCGAAGCCTCATGCTACTTGGGCGCGGAGCTTTAGATAAGGCGTTGCCATGATCGCCTTTACTTCAAGCCAAGCATCACAACCCCTAAGGTCACAAAGATGGAACTCATGATGGTAAAGCGGGTCAGCCGCTCCAAGTCCCGCATAAACACCCCACACAACAATGCAATCACAACAGGTTGGCTTCCAGTAATCATTGAGACAACAGAAACATTCGTTTCAGAGACCGCTTCAAAAAACAAAAATACAGCCGCCGCATTGAGGAATCCAGAGGCAACTAACCAAAGGTTGATATGGGTCAAATAGTATTGTATATAGAACCTCAATTTCCCCATCATCACAAGGACCAGAATATACCCGAAAAGCGCCGCTAGTGTGTCTAACGCTGCGGCAAAAATTGGATCAATCGGAATACCAGAGCCCAATTTTCGAAACGAGTATCCGATTCCTTGACAGAGCGTTGCCACCACAGCGACCACGGTCCCTGAACGAACAACTTTAGAGAACATATTTCTATCTGAATACGCGATGCCCTCGACCACTAAAATTGCAATTCCAGAGGCAAGCAGCGCGATTCCGATGACATCCAGTAAACTCAACCGTTCTCCTAGAACGGAAATCGCAATCATCAGGGTGACAACTGGCGCCATGGCGATAAAGATAATCCCTCTGATAGCACCAATTCTCCGAATCGCAGCATATAGCGCTAGTCTTCCTAAAAACGTCCCCACGATGCCCGCTGACATACAAAAAAACACATTTTTCACCCAGCCCTCTCCAATTAAGAGAGGTGCCGGATCGTCAATTCCGTCAAAAATCAAATTGACAGTTAGAATGATGCCACCAATTGCGAGAATCGGAAATAAGCCGTTATCAGATGGAAGCGTCTTTTCTTGCCCTCTCCTCAAGAACATATTAGATAATGCATAACAAACGGTAGCGAGTAACGCAGACAATTCTCCAGGCACATGCTCCCCCTCTTTCTGGCAGTGCAATGGACAGGCGCCACTGTTTAACATACTGTTTCGATTTGGGGAATATGTCAGGATAGATACACGGCATCGAGACAAGTAACATGCAATCGTGCAGCTTAAAATGACTTCACAATGAGGGGTTACGTACTGACCCAGAATTTTCCAGGTAATTTTCAATTCCTAGTCCGTGTATGCTTTGTGGACGAGCTTGCGGGATATGCGCCTATTCCACACTAGAATGGGGATGATAATCAGATAAGCCAAGCCGGAATACCACCACTTCCAGCCATGATAATACATTACGCCAAAATGAATGGCTGCCTGTTCATATAAGGTACAGATAATATCAATTGAGATAACGTACAAAATCTTCCGAATCCAATGTTTTCTGTAGGGATAAAAATTGAGAATAATTGCATTACCCGCAGGATACAGACCAAACATCATTAAAATGGTTTGCCAACTCGGCCCTTTATCAAAAAAACCATACAAGTCGTACTTTAAGTCGATGTACGTATTGGCAAATAACTCGAAAAACAGAGCAAACCAAGCGTTCGAATACAGTTCCCACCAATGAATTCGCTTGTGCATAAAAAGATCAAGTCCAAAATGCTGTGTAAAATCCCCTCTTCGGAATGTGTCGCATCATGCTCACAATCTACTCAACGGCTGATGGGCGTTACTTTCTTGTTGGTCTGAGACTTCTTGCTCCTTGCGCCACTTCCAGTATTCTTCCATGTTAAGGTAGCAACGGCCTGTTGTCCACGCCTCGTCAATCTCCATCAGCAGTGCCCCGATCAGCCGTATCACTGACTCCCGGTTGGGGAAGATGCGTATGACGCGCTCACGGCGCCGGATTTCTTCGTTCAGTCGCTCCACGCCGTTGGTCGTGCGCAATCGCCGGCGATAACGCTCAGGCAAAGCCAGCACCGCAGTTACATCGTCGAACCCATCCTCCAGCACTTTCACGGCCTTGGGTGCCCGCTCAGCGTACTCCTCGGCAAACTTGTCTTTGAGTAGTCGAGCTGTTTGGATATCGGGCGCATCCAGGATGGCCCGTACACGTGTGTAGACATCCTCGTGCAGTGACTTTGGTGTAGCGTCCAACAGATTGCGCATAAAGTGTGTCTGACATCTGTGCCAGGTACAGCCTTGGAATTCCGTCTGAAGGGCACGGACGAGTCCTGCATGACTGTCTGAAACCACAATGTCTAGGTCTCGTAAGTCCCGTGATTTGAGCCAAGCAAAGAACGCCCGCCAGCTTGCCTCTGACTCACTGTCACCAATCATCAGGCCCAGAATCTCGCGATATCCATCTTCGTTAATACCTACGGCAATCATCACAGCTCGAGGCCGAACACGCCCGTCTTCCCGAATCCTGACCACCAGAGCATCGACCAGGACGAACGGATATCGGTGCTCCCGCAAGCTGCGCTCGTTCCACGCTGCGACGATTGGATCCAACCGCTTGCACAGCGCCGACACTGTGGACTTAGAAAATTCCGTCCCACAAAGCTCCTCCGTGATCTGGGCCACCTTGCGTGTCGATACACCGTTTATCACCATCTCCATCAACGCAATCACCAGTGCCTGTTCACTGCGCTGATAGCGGGCAAACAGCTCCGTTGAAAACTCGCCATTGCGAATCCGTGGAACCTGCAGGATGAGCCGACCAACACGTGTCGTGATGGGATGAGGCAATGTTCCGTTACGGTACCCTCGCCGCTCCTCAGTCCGCTCATACGGACTCGCTTTCAGCTGTTCCGTGACCTGAGCCTGTAATACTTGATTCAGCACCTGTTCGACCAACTTCGCGACACCCCCATCCTGCAGAAAGAGGTCTTTCAAAGATTCGTCATTCAGGGTAATCTGGTATTGAGCCATTTTCGTTTCCCTCCTGGTAATGTGGTTTTCTCCAATCTCACATTCTACCAAAGAGGGGCGGATGGCTCATATTTTATGCCCCGGGGTGCCATCCCTTTTTACACAGTATATTGGACTCTACTCATAAAAATGGCTGTAGCATTTAAAATGATTATGGAAATGACAATCAAAGCCATGTTCACACACCACCACTTAGAATAGCCGATGCTCAATTAGACACCCTGCTGTCACGCAACGAATTACCTTTAGACTACCCGACACCAACCCGCATCATCCCACTTCGTATGCTCAGCAGCCGTACGACCCATTAAACGGGAAAATACAATATAAAAATAGGACAACTCGAAAGTTGTCCCAAAGTATCTGACCATGACGGACAGGGGCCGCCACAGCATGAATTATAAAAACTCGATGTGGAGTCACAATGGAAGTCATGTGGTTTTTTTATGGAGATGGTGTCGCGCACCACACCACATACAACGCATGTTCAACCCTGCAATACGATATGGACAGATTTTCCACTTGAATTCCACAGTGCTTGTACATACCCTGGTATTACACAAACACCCTAAATTTGGGCAGCATCCGCTGCCCCCTTCTTTTTCATAACCCTCTTGCAACAGCCGTCGCGATGATGAGGCTATTTTCCTTTGCCTTGACGGGATCTCTTCGTCTCACCCTGGACTCGCTCTTCATGTTCCTCAATCGGGAGTGTCTTATTCGCATCGTTGTGCGTGGGCTCTGGGTGCTTCTTTGACATCTGATTGATTCCCCCTTACAACAAAATTGTGAGCAGGAAGCAATAAAACATACGTGCGAATTAAAGTCCTCACACAAATTCCACATTCAAATAGCCGGAAAGCCAAGGCAGGCGCCGCTTTCTCGACCTGTGTGACTTCATATCGTACTACATCGGATTCCGGCGAACGAGTTGGACGTCGTACTGGCGCCTTAAAAGCAATTTATTCCATCAAACACCGACAAACACGCGAAAACAACGTGCCGCCGTACAATCGTTTCTGTCCTCTGCTGAATATCATGGAAAAAACGGACTGAGGGATGCGAGTCATGGCAGTGTCGAAAAGTGATTTAATTCACGATTCCATTCTATTTATTACAGGACTTGCTTTGTTTTTCTTTTTCTTTTTTATGCCATCATAAACGG
Above is a genomic segment from Alicyclobacillus acidoterrestris containing:
- a CDS encoding ATP-binding protein produces the protein MRNAQQMLINYEKLRAVGQLAAGIAHEIRNPFTSVMGFLQLMENTVHDSQQKYFSVMQSELARIESITNEMLALAKPQAMQYRPINLPDVLMDTVNLLSAQAHMNNVEIETQLDSNEAPVIAEFNRLKQVFVNVIKNRMESMSGGGVLQIRMHQTGELVIVSFSDHGTGIPDEIMNKIGDPFFTTKEDGTGLGLVVSQNIIRDHSGTMDITSEYGKGTTVTISFPLYQHTFKDAAASMENNLSKK
- a CDS encoding LysM peptidoglycan-binding domain-containing protein, which translates into the protein MMRYIVQRGDTLWSIAEKFDTSVEEIARVNGIRNPHMIHKGVVLRIPSPHFHNHHHGHQTQQQTPPSHHRNQPSGYPPQTDFPWYVNDTE
- the fabF gene encoding beta-ketoacyl-ACP synthase II, coding for MERVVITGMGVITPLGNDVDTFWNGLISGKSGISKIDSFDVSQHKAQIAGLIRTFQPDELLGREARRMDRFCQFALAAAHQAMEDAKINMDDENSARVGVYIGSGIGGLQTLLESHKTLLNRGPKRVSPTLVPMMIPNMAAAQVSIHFGATGPCVAPVTACATGNNAIGEAYRLLQQDKADVVIAGGSEAAINDLTLSGFGNATALSTRNDEPERASRPFDADRDGFVASEGAGIVVLETLKHAKQRNATIYAEIIGYGASSDAYHIVAPEPHGTGQVQAMQEALQDAGISLEEVDHINAHATSTIGDAVETSAIKRVFGEHAYKLTVTANKSMLGHMLGAAGGVEAVALVKTLRESIIPPTINLENPDPACDLDYVPQKARNAEVKVGISNSFGFGGHNAVLVMKRYED
- a CDS encoding macrolide family glycosyltransferase, coding for MARVLLINAGSEGHINPTLGVVQELIRRGEEVVYFTAEQFRADVERTGAKVVTFDIEKFLEAFLAGGRTPWARVGGLLRTAYIVIPSVLEQTKDGRFDYIIHDSMFGCGRLLAQLLNLPAINSCTSFAIDENQFNRLQEQLSRNFPDDVNARGKQEFEQLVRHVQEKYHVQVQSAYEVFCNPAPLTIVYTSRRFQPNGEGFDESYKFVGPSVIPRLNSSFDFSQVDTDNLIYISLGTVFNHAVEFYKCCFEAFANTKYTVLLSVGRQTQIEELGAIPANFLVHQYVPQLEVLQHAKVFITHGGMNSTSEALYYGVPLIVLPQNADQPVIARRVAEIGAGVYLNQDGLSADELRAVTERVLKDASIKKVCEEIGDSFRTAGGYERAVDEIFAFKRSRGIAD
- a CDS encoding IS1380 family transposase, producing MKQYNHTRSQFARKSSTIHTRYDLNAATSFGGASGLIDFVLGTGIDREFWVHGLRKGRNTQFHMDDIALTVIFGSLLGQERIFHFEDIEQDPLLKLKLDVPKLPDTTLLYKDLKRLGSDAGIKAIRSAHRQILRSLLPKGQGIVVDIDSSVETVYGAQQQSAVGYNPHHHGRASFHPLLAFDSLTGCCLYDELRSGDAHTSDGFADFYKAMKDQLPDGVNIRAVRMDKGFTGEKVFQILEQDQRDYVIKLKWTKRLAQLAQAPNLLWHCITESDREHCDVTSIMYQATSWDRPRRVVIVRRLDIDPQECLCADWLWEYEAIATTFDWSGEDVWHFYNFRGNAENHIKEAKYGFAIDRFSSQNFDANKALQGLKLLAYNLLLLYKHVALQPGVRQWTAGRLRRRLFHLPGILVRHARQWSIRLPVYAKHRSLIMLHAAT
- a CDS encoding MerR family transcriptional regulator, with the protein product MGYSVKEIANMFQLPTHTLRYYESEGLLPPIERLPNGRRIYQESDVRRIRMILCMREPGMSVDSIKRFNELNDLGDEALLEKRQIILEQKTQIEGKIRELQYLLGLLNRKLNHYDEQLANMESASSREP
- a CDS encoding helix-turn-helix transcriptional regulator, coding for MRRQALSDFLRTQRGKLQPHDVGLPVSGRRRTPGLRREEVALLAGVSTTWYTWLEQGRDISVSPQVLNCIADALRLTHDERKYLFVLATGQYESSLTASTTEVSSAIHLILQQLHFYPAFVSDRRCNIIGWNEAAAKVFIDFGELPAEERNILWILFTRKEFKVLAENWNDFIRGFVAIFRSYYGQFMGDPWYIDFVDKISQVNPEFQSFWNHNEVSSAPDMFIEFRHAKAGKMLFDLTSLQVQGSNDIRISVYTPSKGTNTEEKIKKLVKHED
- a CDS encoding PAS domain S-box protein, yielding MESFFNHTTDALSVFDTSMRIVMVNPAFESLFGYTQAELAGRLLPITPADELETIRTKFREVVQGKVPFVEYEGKKICKNGQILNVLVRLSPIRNARGKIVSIPPCLRI